A window from Lepus europaeus isolate LE1 chromosome 20, mLepTim1.pri, whole genome shotgun sequence encodes these proteins:
- the LOC133749527 gene encoding cytochrome b-c1 complex subunit 6, mitochondrial-like, with amino-acid sequence MGLEDEQKMLTGARDPKEEEEEEEELVGPLTTVREQCEQLEKCVKARERLELCDERVSSRSHTEEDCTEELFDFLHARDHCVAHKLFNSLK; translated from the coding sequence ATGGGGCTGGAGGATGAGCAAAAGATGCTGACCGGGGCCAGAGATcccaaggaggaagaagaagaagaggaggaattaGTGGGTCCCCTAACCACTGTGCGAGAGCAGTGCGAGCAGCTGGAGAAATGTGTCAAGGCCCGGGAGCGACTGGAGCTCTGTGATGAGCGTGTGTCCTCCAGATCACACACAGAAGAGGACTGCACGGAAGAGCTCTTTGACTTTTTGCATGCAAGGGACCACTGTGTGGCCCACAAACTCTTTAACAGCTTGAAATGA